The Hymenobacter oligotrophus genome has a window encoding:
- a CDS encoding single-stranded DNA-binding protein, with translation MSSVNKVILIGHLGTDPEVRHLEGGSTVAQFRLATNEFYKDKQGNRVERTEWHNVVAWRGLAETVEKYIKKGQQVYVEGKIRTRQYQDKDQQTRYVTEIVADEITMLGSGGRGHNEQPSNQATGSASNAAEPNTFRQEPELNELPF, from the coding sequence ATGTCGAGCGTAAACAAAGTTATCCTGATCGGCCACCTAGGTACCGACCCCGAAGTGCGCCACCTTGAGGGCGGCAGCACGGTAGCACAGTTCCGCTTGGCTACCAACGAGTTCTACAAGGACAAACAAGGCAACCGCGTGGAGCGCACCGAGTGGCACAACGTGGTGGCTTGGCGTGGCCTGGCCGAAACCGTAGAGAAGTACATCAAAAAAGGCCAGCAGGTGTACGTGGAGGGCAAGATCCGCACCCGCCAGTACCAAGACAAAGACCAGCAAACCCGCTACGTAACGGAAATTGTGGCCGACGAAATCACGATGCTGGGCAGCGGCGGCCGCGGCCACAACGAGCAGCCGAGTAATCAAGCCACTGGTTCAGCTAGCAATGCGGCCGAGCCAAACACCTTCCGCCAAGAGCCAGAGCTCAACGAACTGCCGTTCTAA
- the mutY gene encoding A/G-specific adenine glycosylase, protein MINTSPHQAHPFFAEALLDWYPRHRRDLPWRHTQDPYAIWLSEIILQQTRVQQGLPYYERFLAAYPTVHDLAAAPEQEVLRLWQGLGYYSRARNMRITAQQVVNEYAGQFPGSYAGLVKLRGIGPYTAAAIASFAFGERVAVLDGNVYRVLARVFGLTTDIAQPSARKEFQHLADQLISVEEPADYNQAIMEFGAIQCTPTNPDCLFCPVREQCFAFQHGMVQQLPVKSKAKAGRTRYFHYLVLRYGGQVYLRKRTGKDIWHSLYDFYLTETPEAALPPQALVTELEALGAQVATNRVSEPAAALRHALSHQKVEACFHELWLDAPLADDVLKQTGLEAYAAEQMDELPKPVIISNYLNKKGILRN, encoded by the coding sequence TTGATCAACACTTCGCCGCATCAAGCTCATCCGTTTTTTGCCGAGGCATTATTGGACTGGTACCCGCGGCACCGCCGCGACTTACCTTGGCGCCATACCCAAGACCCGTATGCTATCTGGCTGTCGGAGATAATCTTACAGCAAACCCGCGTGCAGCAGGGCCTGCCTTATTACGAGCGTTTTTTGGCGGCCTACCCCACCGTGCACGACCTTGCCGCTGCGCCGGAGCAGGAGGTGTTGCGGCTATGGCAAGGCCTGGGGTACTACTCCCGGGCTCGCAACATGCGCATTACGGCCCAGCAAGTAGTAAACGAGTACGCCGGCCAGTTTCCGGGTAGCTACGCCGGGTTGGTAAAGTTGCGCGGAATAGGCCCCTACACGGCAGCCGCCATTGCTTCGTTTGCGTTTGGCGAACGGGTGGCGGTGCTCGATGGCAACGTGTACCGCGTACTGGCGCGGGTGTTTGGCCTCACCACCGACATTGCCCAGCCATCGGCGCGCAAAGAGTTTCAGCACTTGGCCGATCAGCTGATTTCGGTGGAGGAGCCCGCCGACTACAACCAGGCCATTATGGAGTTCGGCGCCATTCAGTGCACGCCTACCAACCCCGACTGCTTGTTTTGCCCGGTGCGCGAGCAGTGCTTTGCTTTTCAGCACGGCATGGTGCAGCAATTACCCGTCAAGAGCAAAGCCAAAGCTGGCCGCACGCGCTATTTCCACTACTTAGTGCTGCGCTACGGCGGGCAAGTGTACCTGCGCAAACGTACGGGCAAGGATATTTGGCACAGCCTTTACGATTTTTACCTGACCGAAACGCCCGAGGCGGCCTTGCCCCCTCAGGCCCTTGTAACTGAACTCGAAGCCCTAGGTGCGCAGGTTGCCACCAACCGCGTGAGCGAGCCGGCAGCGGCATTGCGGCACGCGCTTAGCCACCAGAAGGTGGAGGCCTGTTTCCATGAACTTTGGTTGGACGCGCCGCTTGCTGATGACGTGCTTAAGCAGACTGGCCTAGAGGCCTATGCAGCCGAGCAAATGGACGAATTGCCAAAGCCGGTAATTATCTCCAATTACCTGAACAAAAAGGGCATTCTTCGCAACTAA
- a CDS encoding HU family DNA-binding protein yields the protein MLFFTFQVPNTVTKAEVIAEIAEKTGIEKTDVSATVEAFFKVVKDSMANGNNIYVRGFGSFVNKKRARKVARNISKNTSIIIDEHFIPSFKPSKTFISKIKNSKKVKEQPVQA from the coding sequence ATTCTTTTTTTCACTTTTCAGGTTCCTAATACAGTGACCAAAGCAGAAGTAATTGCCGAGATTGCCGAGAAGACCGGCATTGAGAAAACCGACGTGTCTGCAACCGTTGAGGCTTTCTTCAAAGTGGTGAAGGATTCGATGGCCAACGGCAACAACATCTACGTGCGTGGCTTCGGTAGCTTCGTAAACAAGAAGCGGGCCCGGAAAGTAGCCCGTAACATTTCGAAAAATACCTCGATCATCATCGACGAGCACTTCATCCCGAGCTTCAAACCGTCGAAGACCTTCATCAGCAAAATCAAAAACAGCAAGAAGGTAAAAGAGCAGCCGGTACAGGCCTAA
- a CDS encoding tetratricopeptide repeat protein, whose amino-acid sequence MATGRSSFSPQLLILILAAAVVAGLFLLPKGVVKPKEGKGEAARDAAATSAPNGGGPNTNGSKTEASSGPVPASQGVTAQQQPHTMASAEQRKGLNTLVARYRTAQGAAKLTVATDLAKQYQSVQRFDSAGYYYEQVAQAKPGEQAWKRAADQYFEAYSFAATEERAKMLGGKARELYEKVLKQNPQNLDAKTNLGMALMASENPVQGIMMLREVLAADPKNEKALYNLGILALQSNQPDKAVERFEELAKVNPKNVNGLFYLGVSLAQSGKKEQARQTFQKVKSLSNDPGLLTSVNEELQKL is encoded by the coding sequence ATGGCTACTGGCCGCTCTTCTTTTTCGCCCCAACTGCTCATTCTCATCCTGGCTGCCGCGGTGGTAGCAGGGTTGTTTTTGCTGCCCAAAGGTGTGGTGAAACCCAAGGAAGGCAAAGGCGAAGCCGCCCGCGATGCTGCGGCCACCAGCGCCCCCAATGGCGGTGGCCCCAACACCAACGGCTCCAAAACCGAAGCTTCCTCGGGGCCCGTGCCGGCCAGCCAGGGCGTTACGGCGCAGCAGCAGCCGCACACCATGGCCTCGGCCGAGCAACGCAAGGGCCTGAACACCCTTGTGGCTCGTTACCGGACGGCGCAGGGCGCTGCCAAGCTCACGGTAGCCACCGATCTGGCCAAGCAGTACCAATCGGTACAACGCTTCGACAGTGCTGGTTACTACTACGAGCAGGTAGCCCAAGCCAAGCCCGGTGAGCAAGCCTGGAAGCGCGCCGCAGATCAGTACTTCGAAGCCTACAGCTTTGCGGCTACCGAGGAGCGCGCCAAAATGCTAGGCGGCAAAGCCCGCGAGCTGTACGAGAAGGTGCTGAAGCAGAACCCCCAGAACCTTGATGCCAAAACGAACCTAGGGATGGCGCTGATGGCCAGCGAAAACCCCGTGCAGGGCATCATGATGCTGCGCGAGGTGCTGGCCGCCGACCCCAAGAACGAAAAGGCGCTTTACAACCTAGGAATTCTGGCATTGCAAAGCAACCAGCCTGATAAGGCAGTGGAGCGGTTTGAGGAATTGGCGAAGGTAAATCCCAAGAACGTGAACGGATTGTTCTACTTGGGCGTATCCTTGGCACAATCCGGCAAAAAGGAACAAGCCCGGCAGACTTTCCAAAAGGTCAAAAGCCTCAGCAACGACCCCGGGCTGCTGACCTCGGTAAACGAAGAACTCCAGAAACTATAG
- a CDS encoding Rne/Rng family ribonuclease — MSNELIINSTQEGERIALLQDKRLIEYHFDRNDTNYAVGDIFLGTVKKVMPGLNAAFIDIGYQKDAFLHYGDLGEQFQTLAKWTRLVHSGKAPVAHLKGFPRDAALEKVGKMADVVKKGQQMLVQIVKEPISTKGPRLSSDLSMAGRYLVLMPFSDTISVSKKIVSRAERERLKRLIASIKPDGFGVIIRTVAEGRDVAELDRDMTNMVAMWEQLYQNLRNAKPNDKVLGELGRTSSMLRDMLSDSFDAIHVDSQELFDELRTYLQQIAPDKVDLLKLYSGKTKIFEQFEIEKQLKTLFGKTVTVPGGGYLVIEHTEALHVIDVNSGNKSNQQSDQEATALMVNLAAAKEVARQLRLRDMGGIVVVDFIDMRSGDSRKKVEDTVQQIMARDRAKFTILPITKFGLLQITRQRVRPEQNIITTEVCPTCGGTGKITASILVTDEIDLSIDELLVNQNHAGLTLYVHPFLHAYYTKGLVSKQMKWYLKYYKWVKVVKDTSLGLTDYRIQDERGEDIELHSRAAELNSLQDRDDETDD; from the coding sequence TTGAGTAACGAGTTAATCATTAATTCGACTCAGGAAGGCGAGCGGATTGCCCTGCTTCAGGACAAGCGGCTGATCGAGTATCACTTCGACCGCAACGACACCAACTACGCGGTAGGCGACATCTTTCTGGGCACCGTCAAGAAAGTAATGCCCGGCCTGAACGCCGCGTTTATTGATATCGGGTACCAGAAGGACGCCTTTCTGCATTACGGCGACCTAGGCGAGCAGTTCCAGACGCTGGCCAAGTGGACGCGCCTGGTGCACTCCGGCAAAGCGCCGGTAGCGCACCTCAAGGGCTTCCCGCGCGATGCCGCCCTCGAAAAGGTCGGCAAGATGGCCGACGTGGTAAAGAAGGGCCAGCAAATGCTGGTACAAATCGTAAAGGAGCCGATTTCCACGAAGGGTCCGCGCCTTTCCTCCGACTTATCCATGGCCGGGCGCTACCTCGTGCTCATGCCTTTCTCCGACACCATTTCGGTGTCGAAGAAGATTGTAAGCCGGGCCGAGCGCGAGCGGCTTAAGCGCCTGATTGCCTCCATTAAGCCCGATGGCTTCGGCGTGATTATTCGCACCGTAGCCGAAGGCCGCGACGTGGCCGAGCTCGACCGCGACATGACCAACATGGTGGCCATGTGGGAGCAGCTCTACCAAAACCTGCGCAACGCCAAGCCCAACGATAAGGTGCTGGGCGAGTTGGGCCGTACGTCGTCGATGCTGCGCGATATGCTCAGCGACTCGTTCGACGCCATCCACGTTGACTCGCAGGAGCTATTCGACGAGTTGCGCACTTACCTGCAGCAGATTGCTCCCGATAAAGTAGACTTGCTGAAGCTGTACTCGGGCAAGACGAAGATTTTTGAGCAATTCGAGATTGAAAAACAGCTCAAAACCCTCTTCGGCAAAACCGTTACGGTGCCCGGCGGTGGTTACCTCGTTATCGAGCACACCGAGGCGCTGCACGTTATCGACGTAAACTCGGGCAACAAAAGCAACCAGCAGAGCGACCAGGAAGCCACCGCGTTGATGGTGAACCTGGCGGCTGCCAAGGAAGTGGCCCGCCAGCTGCGTTTGCGCGATATGGGCGGCATCGTCGTGGTCGACTTCATCGACATGCGCTCTGGCGACAGCCGCAAGAAGGTAGAAGACACGGTGCAGCAAATCATGGCGCGCGACCGGGCCAAATTCACCATTCTGCCCATCACCAAGTTTGGCCTGCTGCAGATTACGCGGCAACGCGTGCGCCCCGAGCAGAACATTATTACTACCGAGGTGTGCCCCACCTGCGGCGGCACCGGCAAGATTACCGCCTCCATTTTGGTTACCGACGAAATCGACCTAAGCATCGATGAGTTGTTGGTGAACCAGAACCACGCCGGCCTCACTTTGTACGTGCACCCCTTCTTGCACGCTTACTATACCAAAGGGTTGGTAAGCAAGCAAATGAAGTGGTACCTGAAGTACTACAAATGGGTGAAGGTGGTGAAGGATACCAGCCTTGGCCTCACCGACTACCGCATTCAGGACGAACGCGGCGAGGACATTGAGCTGCACAGCCGCGCGGCCGAGCTGAACAGCCTGCAAGACCGCGACGACGAAACGGATGATTAG
- a CDS encoding porin family protein, with protein MKKTMLALALLLGGVATNASAQIEIGLKVSPSITSLRVSSPTERNFQSDGSRAGIGGGVVVDYFFGENYAFSTGLNLTFKGGNVRYLTENSPTDNSLSTQKQKIGLQYLEIPVTLKLFTNEITTDTKLYFQVGGTANARVASRINGNKFYTDPSTGNETKASSHFIVPDAALLGGLGVEYQVGQSTKVFAGVSYHRGLFNIERYFDNTRKLKDITFKNNEVALDLGLKF; from the coding sequence ATGAAAAAAACGATGTTGGCGCTGGCCCTGCTCTTGGGCGGCGTAGCCACCAATGCGTCGGCCCAGATAGAAATCGGGCTGAAAGTCTCTCCCTCCATTACAAGCCTGCGCGTTAGCTCGCCCACCGAGCGCAACTTTCAGAGCGACGGCAGCCGCGCCGGCATCGGCGGCGGCGTGGTTGTCGATTACTTTTTCGGCGAGAATTACGCCTTCAGCACCGGCCTGAACCTCACCTTTAAAGGCGGCAACGTACGCTACCTCACCGAAAACTCGCCCACCGACAACAGCCTCTCTACCCAGAAGCAAAAGATCGGCCTGCAGTACCTCGAGATTCCGGTTACGCTGAAGCTGTTTACGAACGAAATCACCACCGATACCAAACTTTACTTCCAAGTGGGCGGCACGGCCAACGCGCGGGTGGCTTCGCGCATCAACGGCAACAAGTTCTACACCGACCCCTCCACCGGCAACGAAACCAAAGCTTCGAGCCACTTCATCGTGCCCGATGCGGCCTTATTGGGCGGCCTAGGTGTGGAGTACCAGGTGGGCCAAAGCACCAAGGTATTCGCCGGCGTATCGTACCACCGCGGTTTGTTCAACATCGAGCGGTACTTCGACAACACCCGCAAGCTCAAGGACATCACCTTCAAGAACAACGAAGTTGCGCTCGACCTAGGGCTGAAGTTTTAG
- the gldB gene encoding gliding motility lipoprotein GldB, whose amino-acid sequence MMPFPRLRLWLSTPVLAATLLLSVACNRGEKCEMSPEVARVAAPVQLERLETQFFKIRTPADAQQFLNRNPLFARHFLQRRQYPSDAILQQALVRLATNPGLQKLGQQADTTFRNTEQWQGDLQRMFQHVRYYFPDFKVPQAKTFVSGLSQDVFANDSLLVISTDFFVGPKAVYRPNVPNYILRRYRTEYVLPTVALAVSSKYNKKELTSNTMLGEMIQGGKALYFAERVLPCTDDSLLVGFPGKDLQNVHFNEARIWGHFLEKNLLYNTSPFQIQKYVGERPNVPEIDKTCPGRIGLWLGWQIVRKYMAEHPNVTLAQLMAMKDPQRILTESRYRPRPKD is encoded by the coding sequence ATCATGCCCTTTCCGCGTTTGCGCCTTTGGCTGAGCACCCCGGTGCTGGCCGCCACGCTGCTGTTGTCGGTTGCTTGCAACCGAGGTGAAAAGTGTGAGATGTCGCCGGAGGTTGCCCGCGTGGCAGCGCCGGTGCAGCTTGAGCGGCTGGAAACCCAGTTTTTCAAGATCCGAACCCCGGCCGACGCTCAACAGTTTCTGAACCGAAACCCGCTTTTTGCGCGCCACTTTTTGCAGCGCCGGCAGTACCCATCGGATGCCATTTTGCAGCAGGCGTTGGTGCGGCTGGCTACCAACCCCGGGTTGCAAAAGCTCGGGCAGCAAGCCGATACCACCTTCCGCAACACCGAGCAGTGGCAGGGCGATTTGCAGCGCATGTTTCAGCACGTGCGCTACTATTTTCCTGACTTTAAGGTACCGCAGGCCAAAACCTTTGTGAGCGGCCTCAGCCAGGATGTGTTTGCCAATGACAGCCTGCTGGTTATCAGCACCGACTTCTTCGTGGGGCCCAAGGCCGTGTACCGGCCCAACGTGCCCAATTACATCCTGCGCCGCTACCGCACCGAGTACGTGTTGCCCACCGTGGCCCTGGCAGTTTCGAGCAAGTACAACAAGAAGGAGCTAACGAGCAACACCATGCTCGGCGAGATGATACAGGGCGGCAAGGCACTCTACTTCGCCGAAAGGGTGCTGCCTTGCACCGACGACTCTTTGCTAGTGGGTTTTCCCGGCAAAGATTTGCAGAACGTGCACTTCAACGAGGCCAGAATCTGGGGGCATTTTCTGGAGAAGAACCTGCTCTACAACACCTCGCCTTTCCAGATTCAGAAGTACGTGGGCGAGCGGCCCAACGTACCCGAAATCGACAAAACCTGCCCCGGCCGTATTGGCCTGTGGCTAGGCTGGCAAATTGTGCGCAAGTACATGGCCGAGCACCCCAACGTAACGCTGGCTCAGCTCATGGCCATGAAAGATCCGCAGCGCATCCTCACCGAGTCGCGCTACCGGCCTAGGCCCAAGGATTAG
- a CDS encoding glycosyltransferase family 4 protein gives MHIAVFSQYHTNPDCPATSRHYSLLAHIARRHRVTLITTNTWEPQRLTHEYPWLPEGVEMLAADIPYHNRMGVAARGWAFVRYMAHAWRQGRRIPRPDVIWGISTPLSAAWVAGKVAQQRRVPWVFEVQDLWPTFPIEMGAVRNRLAQRQLYAAERGLYEQARHIITLSPGMTDYVRHLGIGEEKVSTILNGTDLDQAAQATPNVAANLRRQYSLEGRPVVLYAGTFGRANDIPTLVQAAEALHQMQPDAVWLFMGHGYYEPLIREAAARCAAIRLVPPQPRHQVFAWLAAADVSVVSFINLPVLDTNSPAKFYDSLAVGTPVVVTNPGWTKQFVEEHRCGWYVPAEQPRALAEHLHRALGAKAELSAAGQRGQEVARLLFDRQQLAAQVQQILERAAG, from the coding sequence ATGCACATCGCCGTTTTCAGCCAATACCACACCAACCCCGATTGCCCAGCTACCAGTCGGCACTACTCGTTGCTGGCGCACATTGCCCGGCGGCACCGCGTTACGCTCATCACCACCAACACGTGGGAGCCGCAGCGCCTAACGCACGAGTACCCGTGGTTGCCCGAGGGGGTGGAGATGCTGGCGGCCGACATACCGTACCACAACCGCATGGGCGTGGCGGCGCGCGGCTGGGCCTTTGTGCGGTACATGGCCCATGCGTGGCGGCAAGGCCGGCGCATACCTAGGCCCGATGTGATTTGGGGAATATCTACACCGCTCTCAGCGGCTTGGGTAGCTGGCAAAGTAGCGCAGCAGCGCCGCGTGCCGTGGGTGTTTGAGGTGCAGGATTTGTGGCCGACGTTCCCTATTGAAATGGGAGCGGTGCGGAACCGTTTGGCCCAACGCCAGCTGTACGCCGCCGAGCGCGGCCTCTACGAGCAGGCGCGGCACATCATCACCCTCTCGCCGGGTATGACGGATTATGTGCGGCACCTAGGGATAGGGGAGGAGAAGGTGAGCACCATCCTGAACGGCACCGACCTCGACCAAGCCGCCCAAGCTACGCCCAACGTGGCAGCAAACTTGCGCCGGCAGTACAGCCTGGAAGGCCGCCCCGTGGTGCTGTACGCCGGTACGTTCGGGCGGGCCAACGATATACCCACACTGGTGCAAGCCGCTGAAGCGCTGCACCAAATGCAGCCCGATGCGGTGTGGTTGTTTATGGGCCACGGCTATTACGAGCCGCTGATACGCGAGGCGGCCGCGCGCTGCGCAGCCATTCGGCTGGTGCCGCCGCAGCCTAGGCACCAAGTGTTTGCGTGGCTAGCCGCCGCCGATGTGTCGGTGGTTTCCTTCATCAACTTGCCGGTGCTCGATACCAACTCCCCGGCCAAGTTCTACGACAGCCTTGCGGTTGGTACACCCGTGGTGGTAACTAATCCGGGCTGGACCAAACAATTTGTGGAAGAGCACCGCTGCGGTTGGTACGTGCCCGCCGAGCAACCTAGGGCCTTGGCCGAGCATTTGCACCGCGCCCTAGGTGCTAAAGCCGAACTTAGCGCGGCCGGGCAGCGCGGGCAAGAGGTAGCCCGATTGTTATTCGACCGCCAGCAGCTAGCCGCGCAGGTTCAGCAGATACTCGAGCGAGCGGCTGGCTAA
- the nth gene encoding endonuclease III, translating into MPRAERFRRFLAYFTTHFPEPETELHYRSPYELLVAVVLSAQCTDKRVNLITPALFEHFPTPQHLAAASAEEVFPFIRSVSYPNNKAKHLAGLGKMLVEKFGGEVPDRLEDLQLLPGVGRKTANVIVSVIYNQPAMAVDTHVFRVAHRLGLVPRTATTPLAVEKGLVKYTPQELIPKAHHWLILHGRYVCVARNPKCLQCPLTDFCKYFADKVQPTLEPIVAPV; encoded by the coding sequence ATGCCCCGGGCCGAGCGGTTTCGCCGTTTTCTGGCCTATTTCACCACCCACTTTCCGGAGCCCGAAACCGAGCTGCACTACCGCAGCCCTTACGAGCTGCTGGTGGCCGTGGTGCTCAGCGCGCAATGCACCGACAAGCGCGTGAACCTGATTACGCCCGCTCTGTTCGAACACTTCCCGACGCCGCAGCACCTCGCTGCTGCCTCGGCCGAGGAGGTGTTTCCGTTTATCCGCAGCGTATCGTACCCCAACAACAAAGCCAAACACTTGGCCGGCCTGGGCAAGATGCTGGTGGAGAAGTTTGGCGGCGAAGTGCCCGACCGGCTCGAGGACCTGCAGCTGCTGCCCGGCGTGGGCCGCAAAACGGCCAACGTGATTGTGTCGGTTATCTACAACCAACCCGCCATGGCGGTTGATACGCACGTGTTTCGGGTGGCGCACCGCCTGGGCTTGGTGCCGCGTACGGCCACTACGCCGCTGGCCGTGGAGAAGGGCTTGGTGAAATACACCCCCCAGGAGCTAATTCCGAAAGCCCATCATTGGCTGATTTTGCACGGCCGCTACGTCTGCGTGGCGCGCAACCCCAAGTGCCTGCAGTGCCCGCTTACCGATTTCTGCAAGTACTTCGCCGATAAGGTGCAGCCCACGCTGGAGCCGATTGTAGCTCCAGTTTAG
- a CDS encoding RNA polymerase sigma factor, translated as METMQPSDSALISLYIAGKEEAFALLLDRHKRRVFTTIMLIVKDPVIAEDLVQDAFIKAVHTMKSGRYNEEGKFSSWICRIAHNLAIDFFRRQKRNPQLNLDATGHAFNSLSLAEEGVDASMTREETYSHLRELIQELPAAQKEVLIMRHYGDMSFQEIADATGVSINTALGRMRYALINLRKKMAAQPVFYDQNLYPRDPAPVCVQRIAG; from the coding sequence ATGGAAACTATGCAGCCGAGCGATTCCGCGTTGATTTCGCTCTACATTGCCGGCAAGGAAGAAGCCTTCGCCCTGCTCTTGGACAGGCACAAGCGCCGCGTCTTCACCACGATCATGCTGATCGTGAAAGACCCCGTGATTGCCGAAGACCTGGTGCAGGATGCGTTCATCAAAGCGGTGCACACGATGAAGAGCGGTCGGTACAATGAAGAGGGGAAGTTTTCGTCGTGGATCTGCCGCATTGCCCACAACCTGGCCATCGACTTTTTCCGTCGCCAGAAGCGCAACCCGCAGCTAAACCTCGATGCCACCGGCCACGCGTTCAACTCGTTGTCGTTGGCCGAAGAAGGTGTAGACGCCTCCATGACCCGCGAGGAAACCTATAGCCATCTTCGGGAGTTAATACAAGAGCTGCCGGCCGCGCAGAAGGAAGTGCTCATTATGCGTCATTACGGCGACATGAGCTTTCAGGAGATTGCCGATGCAACGGGGGTGAGCATCAATACGGCGCTAGGTCGTATGCGCTACGCGCTCATCAACCTGCGGAAGAAAATGGCCGCGCAACCCGTCTTCTATGATCAAAACCTTTACCCACGAGACCCTGCTCCGGTATGTGTACAACGAATTGCCGGCTAA
- a CDS encoding DUF6799 domain-containing protein, with the protein MKRFVLLFLLCCATLVSVAQTATALKDGAYRRNGVVMRLKAGKATRLQAPLALSDGSVINPSGLLVRKDGTRQQLPEGQAVNMQGVVVNFRDDMRTPQAIERQSVQVTGSTGETRVSVPGTPVSAATAQQLKQLERRVALLQQATDKLAERTALGAAAVPNGTRYDQQLRTLDAQLKR; encoded by the coding sequence ATGAAACGTTTCGTTTTGTTGTTCTTGCTGTGCTGCGCCACGTTGGTATCGGTAGCACAAACTGCCACCGCCCTGAAAGACGGCGCCTACCGCCGCAACGGCGTGGTAATGCGCCTGAAAGCGGGCAAAGCCACGCGCCTACAAGCGCCACTCGCCCTTTCCGACGGCTCCGTGATTAACCCATCGGGCTTGCTGGTACGCAAAGACGGCACCCGCCAGCAACTGCCCGAGGGCCAAGCCGTGAACATGCAGGGCGTGGTGGTGAACTTCCGCGACGATATGCGCACGCCCCAGGCCATTGAGCGGCAAAGCGTGCAGGTAACCGGCAGCACCGGCGAAACCCGCGTGAGCGTGCCCGGCACTCCGGTTTCGGCCGCCACAGCCCAGCAGCTCAAGCAACTTGAGCGGCGCGTAGCCCTGTTGCAGCAAGCCACCGATAAGCTTGCCGAGCGCACCGCCCTAGGTGCCGCCGCCGTGCCCAACGGCACTCGCTACGACCAGCAGCTGCGCACCCTCGATGCCCAGCTGAAAAGGTAA